The genomic window TTGTGCTACGCTGATCACTCTcgtctgcatgcatatacatgcatggaTAGGCAagtatgcatatgtatatgcataaacttatatatatatatatatggcaTGACATCGATACAACCGTAAACCTCCCATTGATTGAGACGCCAAGCCCTGATTTACCACCTGAATTACATGAGGTGAGAAATTGTCTTTCCACGTGTTTTGACTATGCTATTTGTAACGACGAGTTCCGCTGATTCAGCATAGCGAGCGGCAGGTCTCGATTACTTGCACCggcacgccgcgcccgccgaaaTACATGAAAGAAGGTGAGACTCGAACCAGCTGTGCCTTGCCAGCGGTTTTCCAACACATCATGCACGATCAATCCACAAAAGCTTTATTTTGTCCGAGGGGATTGTCTCTCCGTTTCTCCTGAAGAACAGCACTGGCTGAACGCCGTGAAGAATTGCACATGCATCTACTAGTATGTTTCCTCTGCATGCTCGGGCGACAATGGCATTTTCTGCGAGCTCCGGCCGCGATTCCACCGGACAGAGAAAaattctctctctcgtcgctgGCGTGTTTTTTTCTGACTCCGAGGCAGCGCTGAGAAGCATCTCAAGACTCCAGTTCCATGCGATTTGCTGAGTTTGGACTCGGCCACTTTTTCTCGTCGTTGCATGTGCCTCTGAAAAATCGACTGGGCAGTTTTGAACCGAATACGTGGACACGCGACCGCATCTACTCTCATTTTTTCAACGTAGCCCCGCTTTTTTATCTCCATTGAGCTGAAATATCTGCATCGCATCTAtgtctcctttcttctgTGTGTCATCTCCGCTCAACGAGAACGAGTATCGAAACATGCAACGTATATGCAGTACACGTGAGACGCCGTATTCAGTAGATGCGTCTCAGCGCGAAGCAACCTGccttccgtcgccgccgctgtgcgCTTCAGTGGCCTTTAACCCGCCGTTTCTGTCTCCGATTGTTTTCAAACGGAGGCGTGGCTGAATGCCGAGGCTGTGTGAGGTAGGGCCGCTGAACAGTCAAGTCGTTGATCCaactctctgcggcgcgcctgttTCACCCCGCACGAAGGTTCTTGTTTcggtcttccttctctctcgcctctcttcctccgtctgcgTTCTCTCACTCTTCTTGAGTGGCTGTCGCCGCTCAACatgccgcggcgggcgacgctcCTGCGGCGGACTCGAGCGCGCCCTCCCTCGCTGAGAGAGCCGAGCCCCCGCAGTGCACTGAAGGCTCGCGCGTGGAGAGTTTTGCCTGCAGCGCTTCTTCCgtctcgctgtctgcagccgcCCTTAGAAAGCCCCTGGAGccacgaaggcgcgcgccgtccgcgcgcgtccccgacgtcctgcttcgcctcgctgagctggaggagactcgcgcaaacgctggcggcggctccagGCGCACAGCGTGGGGACAGTCCTTTGGTCTTTGAGCTCCTTCCAGGGCGCAGGAACTCGCTCtccccgccttcgcggcagtCTTGCGCTCCACAGAACGgactcgcctctgcggcaggcgcctctcAGCCCTCTGCGCGGTTCAGAGGATTTTCTTCTTGTTCTTCGTCTGCCCCCGGCTCTGCAGGATCTCGCTCGGACTCATTGCcagcctctttctcctccccCGCTTCGCGTGCTTCAGCCcggtctgccgcgccgcgcgccgcttcgctggcctctccggcggcgcagccttcCGCAGTTTGGCAGCgtctcgcgtcgctcgccgacgAGACTTTTTCGGCTGCCTCTCCAGGATACATTCGCAGCGGACAGAGCCTTCCTCCACAGCGCTTCTCGTCACCGCCGCCGGCTGAGGCAGCCCGTCCGGCGCTCggcctctcgctgtctcccaTCTCAGGCTCTGCgtcgacgccttcgccttcgtaTGCGGgttcgccgtcctcttcggGGGGGAACTCGAGtccgcgcgaagaagccgctccagctgctgcggcttctgcCGTTTCGGCCTttgcttcttcggcgccgctgcacttCCCGCGGCATGAGTCCGTGAGGCATCTgcgcgggagcgccgcgcgaggagacgagactTCTGAGGCGGATGGACCCGCGGTCGTCAGggtctctcgcgcgacgccgagagccgctggcgaccgcgagcggcgcggactcGCCAAGGCGGgaaggcctgcgcggcgctcccgcgcAGATGCCGAGGAGGACATCGCGAAGTGGCGAGGCAGGAAGCCGGAGGAGCTGCGTTCGATTCAGCGAGAGCGGTGGCTCCTTGAGCTTCTCACGAGTCGGTCGCCCGACGCGCTGGCTGGCGTGCAGCGAGAGCTGCTCGCCGTCCTTCGAGAAAGGGAGCAGCACCGCGtccgagaagaagagcgtATCGCCAAGGccggagacgcccgcggcgcgcgccgtcgccctgcggcgtcgacgcttcgcctcgccagcCGGGGCCTGCCGCACTTCCCGTATCCGCCGCTGGTTCACGGAAGCAGAGGCCTTTCGCTTCTCTTCCAAgcgctgcgcgagacgcccgccggcgcgccctgcatcggcgcctcaggcgcccaagcggctgcgggaggcgaggcgccgaagccgctcagcccggcgcagaaggcgcgcgcagtTCACGAAGTCGTCCGCGACCTCCTGTATCACCTCCCGCACTTCTCAACGAGCCACGTTGCTATCGTCTTGCGGCTACTCACGGCGTCTTTACCTGCGGCCtggctctctgtctccgcggcgcccccctCTGATCTGCGTTCAGCCGCCCAGCGCGCTCCATCCGAGCACCGCCAAGACGCTGCGACGAGGCCGTTTTCGTCGGCAGACTCCGACGAAAACGGCCTGGTCACGACGTCTTCCTCTATCTCCCGCCGAGGCCTCCATCCGCCCGCGAGGCtcccgcgcgcaggcgcgtctgcttcatATCTCTTTCTGCGCGATCCGATGTGCTTCGAGGCCATGACGCTCGCGGAGCTTCGCGTTGAGCTCCTCGCAGTCCTCGCACGCCGCGTGTCGTCCCCGTGGTTGGCGTGCTTTTCTCCCGATGAGGTCGTtgccctcctctccttcgcgagcCACGTGGTCACCTCTGCCTCGTTTTCGTCCGCAGCACCTTGCCtcgactgcggaggcgcgacgcatggcaccagcggcgcggagggcggggcctccgcggcctccactaggcggcaggcgctgcggaatAACGCGAAAAGCGCAGACAAGGCGGCAGTCCGAAGACGCTTAGAGGACGACGTCGAGCTGCGGGCGCTCCTTCAGCGCATTTGCGCAGCGCTGCAGGACAAGCTCGACGCGtttgcctcgctcgcggatctcgccgtcctcgcgcaAGCTCTGAGCCGCCTAGAGAGCCTCGAGGGTCGCATGCTCAGAGCggtcggcgaccgcgcgggcgagctgctggcgctcaggcgcgcgcgggaggagCGGCTCGCGACCCGCAGAGGACTGGAGGGGAAAGGTCTTTGCTTAgaagcgcgcaggcggcgttgGGGCGCGCTGTCTGTCGAGGCAGGAGCTGAGGAGGACTCCGAAGAGCGCCAAACAGATCCGTactccgccgcggctttccAGGAGCTCGTCTTGAAGGATCTgaagagcgccgcggtgCTGTGCACGCTGATGATTCGGCTGGGCGCGGTGGCTCCCCTGTTCCAGCGCGAGCTCTTCCTCTGGCTCTCGCACGTCGTGCGGGGActggctgcggcgtcccacgaggcggcggagctgctgctgcaggcctccGACGCGCGTCCAGACacacgcgaaggcgcccgcgacggcgcggacgcctcccTTACGCGAGCTCCCGCTCAGGACTGCGACGCGCGGGGCCGCGTGAGTCTGCGCGACTTTTCGCAGCGTTCGTCCTCGTTCTTGCCTGCGCTCGCCACGTGCCTCGTGGAcatgctgctgcagcgcgagcgagagggcaGAGACCTCTGCCTCAGGAGGGACAGTCTCGAGGGGACTccagagacagaaagagacGACCAGGCCCGCCAGCAGCCGGcggacgcgagcgacgagggttgtcgaggagacggcgagggcgaggaaaaTCTTGGCGGCAAGCATGGCCGCGGTgaggcgcttgcgcgcgCCGGACATGAGGCAGAAGACACTTTCCTCTTTTTGGCGACGCACGGAGTCAGGTGGCTGCAGTCGCCGGTTCACACAGTCAGCAtcgtccgcgccctcgcgctgctggcaAAGAGAGAGGCATTGGAgtggagagaaaaggaacgcGAGCGACAGCTGCTCAGCTCGGGAGAGGACTGGCGTGTCATCTgcccgcaggcaggcgcccACCCTTCAGACGAGGCCTCTCTCACGTCTTTATCAGCCCCGCGCGCATTCGCGTCGTCCGAGTCCCGGTACCTGACTCGACTTTGCCGCATTCAAACGACTCAAGCGCGCGCGCTTCAGcacctcctctctctcctcgcctcgtctgatctcgcgggcgtctccaGCTCTACTCTtcccgctgtcgctctctctgcagtcGCTACGCCCGCCACTTCTGCGTCGTGGGAAGGAGCCGGCTCTCCGTCTATTAGCCGACCGTCTAGCTGCGGTCCGCCCCTCGACTTTGTGCGTTTGCGTCCGCTGCTGATGGCTTTGCTGGagtctgcggaggccgctcggcgagggcgcgagtTGCCTGGGCGTGCGGGAGAGCGCGGGGCGGAAGCgttggcgctgcggctctcgctgTTGCTTCGGCAACTCGTTCTGGCTACGCCCTTTGCACACAGAGAGTCGGACAAGCACGCAACGCTCAttccgtcgctgcgcgctcgcccgcagGAGCTGGAGTGGGCTTTCCCGCTGGCGCttcgagctgcggcggctgtcgcgtgcCTCCtggctccgccgcgtccgcgggccCCAGAccccgccgcttctccgccccgTCTGagcctcgccctcgagccTCAGGCGGCGCGTCCAGGAGGCTCGCGCGAGGTCGCCGACCGGCGCGGCCCTGCCGCAGGGGGGAGCGAGACGGGGGACGACGCGGatggcgacgccgcgctgccgcacgtCTGCTCTCAGCCTTCGTCGGGCGTCTGCGAGTCGCCTCAGGGGGAGGCGGCTCTCcccgcgctgctcgcggcagTGGACGCCCTGGCggacgcgtcgctctcttcgcttttcctgctgcgggcgcgggcgggctCCCACGCCCCTCGCCaccccgccgcgcaggcgctgaacgcgctgctgctccgcctgcgcgcgctcgacCCGCGCaactccgcgtcggcgcgagaCTGGAGCCTTCCGCCGAAGCAGGCGGAAGGCCCCAGTGGGGCCAGAGAGCCACGTGGAGGTGGAGCGGCAGGCAGTGGAGACGAAGCAAACGCCAAGCACCACCAcccagagacgcagcggccgtcggaggcccgcgccccGAGCGGCCCTGAgcgtgcgcacgcggcgcaggcgcagggagACCTGTCGAGgaaggcagacgaagacggggagcggcagaggcctcacgcagacgaagacggcgctgAAGATTCAGTCGGCgaactgcggaggcgcgtggtAGACCGGCTCTCgagcctcgccgcgtcgctccgaAGGTGAAGCCGGGGGGtgacagagaggcgaagcgtGGACGGGGTGCGGGGCGCCCGACCCCGAGCCTTTAACTTGTTCCCGCTTCCTGGCGTGCCTCACCGTTCTGTGCAGAGCTTCGTCGCGACAAACACTCGGAAAAACTGAGTCCATCTCGTTTTGTGTCCCGCTCCGAACGTGTGGATTCAGCGTCACATACAGATCCCCCGGCCAGAGCGCAGGGGGATCTGTATCTCGTTTCGATTATAGAActgccgcgacggcgcttgGGCCGGCGTAGCGTGGAGCCGAGGCTCTGAGGAGTTCGAACGGGGCGCTCCCGCGGAGGCTGGCAGCAGCAAGAGTAAGCATCAGATCTCGGTTCGGTGTGTGGCTggaagcgaagaagggcgTATCATGCGCGGCAGGAATCAGTGCACCGCCTTGCCTTCTGTGAGCATCTCTGCAGCCTCGTAGCAATCAAGATTGACAGTCGACTACTTCAGAGTACTACCGACTACATTTGCGCAGCGTAAACATCTGTCTGCGACTGTgctccctcctctgccttcgaAGCCTCTCCGCTAGCGGATAGACCGATTGGTCTCGGGGCGGCTCTAAACCGCGACAACGCTGTCGGCATGCAGACTGTGTGCTCGCCTCAAGCCGCGCCCACCTCCCCAAGCAAGAGTCGCGGCAGACGTGCGTGTTGTTGAAGGCTCCACAAGAATTCAAAACTTCACTCAGCGAGTCAACCCCCGCGAAGTACGAACGAGTGTCCCCTACAGGGAACAAAGTCTGAGAataaaaaaacaaaaaacggGGAGACCCCCGAAGACTAAACCTGCGCATCCCACTGCGGCCTCGCTAACTGCGCGCGAGCatttcgcgtctcgcttccCTGTCTGACTCTGGCTCGACTACCGCCTCTCACGCAAAACGCTCAGCAGAAAAACGGCTGCCGCCCCAGCTCGTTGAAATTTTTCCCCCAAGCTCGCTCCGATGCCGACGCCACACATCGACCTGTGCCACCAGGCCCTAAACGGATGCATCTACCTGCTTAACCTTGAATACGTACCGAGTGTGAAATACAGAGCGCTCCAGATTTAGCAGCCGCGCCAttttcttcgctcccatCCCCTCATAACGACACAGAACTGCAGACCGTCCTTCACACTGGAGAAACGCACACAGGCGcgtacatacacacatatgtatatgtagatatatatacatatatatgtatacatacacatgttTATTATATATGTCTATGCGTGGCTGCGTTCGGGCGACGTCCCTGCGTACGTGGAAAACATGATTACTGTGATATTGAAAACGGGGCTGGATGGAAGGTGGCGCGTCTAGAATCCCCAAAAATATCCGGCGATGGTTGCGCCGACCC from Besnoitia besnoiti strain Bb-Ger1 chromosome XIII, whole genome shotgun sequence includes these protein-coding regions:
- a CDS encoding hypothetical protein (encoded by transcript BESB_030550); translation: MPRRATLLRRTRARPPSLREPSPRSALKARAWRVLPAALLPSRCLQPPLESPWSHEGARRPRASPTSCFASLSWRRLAQTLAAAPGAQRGDSPLVFELLPGRRNSLSPPSRQSCAPQNGLASAAGASQPSARFRGFSSCSSSAPGSAGSRSDSLPASFSSPASRASARSAAPRAASLASPAAQPSAVWQRLASLADETFSAASPGYIRSGQSLPPQRFSSPPPAEAARPALGLSLSPISGSASTPSPSYAGSPSSSGGNSSPREEAAPAAAASAVSAFASSAPLHFPRHESVRHLRGSAARGDETSEADGPAVVRVSRATPRAAGDRERRGLAKAGRPARRSRADAEEDIAKWRGRKPEELRSIQRERWLLELLTSRSPDALAGVQRELLAVLREREQHRVREEERIAKAGDARGARRRPAASTLRLASRGLPHFPYPPLVHGSRGLSLLFQALRETPAGAPCIGASGAQAAAGGEAPKPLSPAQKARAVHEVVRDLLYHLPHFSTSHVAIVLRLLTASLPAAWLSVSAAPPSDLRSAAQRAPSEHRQDAATRPFSSADSDENGLVTTSSSISRRGLHPPARLPRAGASASYLFLRDPMCFEAMTLAELRVELLAVLARRVSSPWLACFSPDEVVALLSFASHVVTSASFSSAAPCLDCGGATHGTSGAEGGASAASTRRQALRNNAKSADKAAVRRRLEDDVELRALLQRICAALQDKLDAFASLADLAVLAQALSRLESLEGRMLRAVGDRAGELLALRRAREERLATRRGLEGKGLCLEARRRRWGALSVEAGAEEDSEERQTDPYSAAAFQELVLKDLKSAAVLCTLMIRLGAVAPLFQRELFLWLSHVVRGLAAASHEAAELLLQASDARPDTREGARDGADASLTRAPAQDCDARGRVSLRDFSQRSSSFLPALATCLVDMLLQREREGRDLCLRRDSLEGTPETERDDQARQQPADASDEGCRGDGEGEENLGGKHGRGEALARAGHEAEDTFLFLATHGVRWLQSPVHTVSIVRALALLAKREALEWREKERERQLLSSGEDWRVICPQAGAHPSDEASLTSLSAPRAFASSESRYLTRLCRIQTTQARALQHLLSLLASSDLAGVSSSTLPAVALSAVATPATSASWEGAGSPSISRPSSCGPPLDFVRLRPLLMALLESAEAARRGRELPGRAGERGAEALALRLSLLLRQLVLATPFAHRESDKHATLIPSLRARPQELEWAFPLALRAAAAVACLLAPPRPRAPDPAASPPRLSLALEPQAARPGGSREVADRRGPAAGGSETGDDADGDAALPHVCSQPSSGVCESPQGEAALPALLAAVDALADASLSSLFLLRARAGSHAPRHPAAQALNALLLRLRALDPRNSASARDWSLPPKQAEGPSGAREPRGGGAAGSGDEANAKHHHPETQRPSEARAPSGPERAHAAQAQGDLSRKADEDGERQRPHADEDGAEDSVGELRRRVVDRLSSLAASLRR